A genomic window from Montipora capricornis isolate CH-2021 chromosome 8, ASM3666992v2, whole genome shotgun sequence includes:
- the LOC138013485 gene encoding ubiquitin domain-containing protein UBFD1-like — protein sequence MVIASNMKRKMAEEGSVIDADDKLESDRKCERTDSSQDPCREQCCPKNADVDNENAEMNETSKEDFSVEEKEKDSTEDEPASSCRETASFRVVWNKKNYEVTFPVDETADCLKQHIENLTGLPVSMQKLMYKGLVKDGSKTLRELNVTNGVKMMVVGSTINDVMKVTPPPPGALKEEKTTSGSSKEPLCNQKMHKKVLDKGKPDDVMPGIKNKKEKLPTVPVAGMYNKYGGKVRLTFKLELDQLWIGTKERTEKIPMGSIKNVISEAIQGHEEYHMMAIQLGPTEASRYWIYWVPAQFVDAIKDTILGKWQPF from the exons ATGGTCATTGCTTCCAACATGAAAAGGAAAATGGCGGAAGAAGGGTCTg TAATAGATGCCGACGACAAGTTGGAGTCCGATAGAAAGTGCGAGCGCACGGATTCTTCTCAGGACCCGTGTCGGGAGCAATGTTGTCCCAAAAATGCTGATGTTGACAACGAGAACGCGGAAATGAACGAGACGTCGAAAGAAGATTTTAGCGTGGAGGAGAAAGAGAAGGACTCAACAGAGGATGAACCCGCTTCGTCTTGCAGAGAGACGGCAAGTTTTAGAGTGGTTTGGAACAAGAAAAATTATGAAGTCACTTTCCCTGTTGACGAAACAGCTGATTGCCTGAAGCAACATATAGAAAATCTGACAG gtttaccCGTGTCAATGCAGAAGCTTATGTACAAAG GTCTTGTCAAAGATGGCAGCAAAACTCTTAGGGAGTTAAATGTTACAAATGGAGTCAAAATGATGGTTGTTGGGTCAACCATAAATGATGTTATGAAAGtcactccccctccccctggggcattaaaagaagaaaaaacaacctCAG gcTCATCAAAGGAGCCTCTCTGTAACCAAAAg ATGCACAAAAAAGTTTTAGACAAAGGAAAACCAGATGATGTGATGCCTGGAATCAAGAATAAAAAA GAAAAGTTACCAACAGTTCCAGTGGCTGGGATGTATAACAAATATGGTGGAAAGGTCAGATTGACCTTCAAACTTGAGTTAGATCAACTTTGGATTGGAACAAAAG AACGAACAGAGAAGATACCAATGGGCTCtataaaaaatgtcatttctgaAGCAATTCAGGGACATGAAGAATATCATATGATG GCGATTCAGTTGGGACCTACTGAAGCGTCGCGGTACTGGATCTACTGGGTACCAGCGCAGTTTGTCGATGCAATAAAGGATACTATTCTCGGAAAATGGCAACCGTTCTAG
- the LOC138060720 gene encoding uncharacterized protein, which translates to MAQVGCTPCSEALYCGGDLCGNGFSTAMEHGILRELQSGKESIRKLESKFKMVMTDLFEDELLSIFQLQDPYSIFSDKLKSQMVGSVSEGFGLPEYLELDNDGSSTVWRDEADFNLVWGSLKLGESSATCELDGVVQFSSQFPGYASVKLVKEEAITRLVDLSNIAMSSDGSQVEIFLHPSAVTDEFYMSLRLRSVLSTLITNSVFLDDRNFEKGIDSLGNDNEHAESKENQQMSECCNDTKRKENFVSGDFMEDRTDDVSWRPKVIFLVDQGGPAVNVTLLLQEGGGITFDMALCLAVPGWPSVANDWITRQRPGCWPDWKLVSSVVKEGCGLVPVSPLESQTGLEWRISFSLCERKLAQSLSDCQKGCYLTVKAIWRHYLKHPSKCGLQSYHLKTATFWVCEETHPSDWTREKSTLGVLRILQKLYCFLVNMTCPHFFIPEHNLFEHIEKGVLLTTLQRVSIAIISRQQIWYNNPALLSTLPPVHSRMHFNKLEDVSFRKAVENVYSYYFDLAGHQYSNWPKNDLEEMMAYNVREALENCFTSQVSRHVIGLFFVAFESALHQKYSITSSDMRRYIGARMSPRMIATRKPIPWDPFIKLCAWLDMFKFGFRLFVHFVNQEELKPVLEQNNSEESDTSEQEMEDESDGEYDVADYMIQSLSQTFKGNGEFEAMMDMDDGRKEENGQERKWDYLKVHDSVCALLFNTTRKAFILVKQFRPAVYMHINRNLNKKVITDGSAVSMATGDSSFPISAPVSEGITFELCAGIIDQHLTPANLMKKEILEECGYDVPEENLQKVASFRSGVGSSGALQTLFFAEVTDEMRVNAGGGNLHEGERIEIYYLPLDNSRQFVFDETKQKPAGLMFAFMWYFNKFQVCLK; encoded by the exons ATGGCTCAGGTTGGGTGTACGCCGTGTAGCGAAGCCTTGTATTGTGGTGGAGACTTGTGTGGAAATGGCTTTTCAACAGCTATGGAGCACGGTATCTTAAGAGAACTGCAGTCTGGAAAAGAATCGATTCGTAAGCTGGAATCGAAGTTCAAGATGGTCATGACAGATTTATTCGAAGATGAACTGTTGTCGATTTTCCAACTACAAGATCCTTATTCCATTTTTTCTGACAAGCTTAAATCACAAATGGTTGGAAGTGTAAGCGAAGGCTTTGGGTTGCCCGAGTACTTAGAATTAGACAACGATGGTTCTTCGACCGTTTGGAGGGATGAAGCTGATTTTAATCTTGTTTGGGGTTCCTTGAAGCTTGGCGAATCCAGCGCAACTTGCGAGCTTGACGGCGTAGTGCAATTCAGTTCTCAATTTCCAGGCTATGCAAGTGTCAAGTTAGTAAAGGAGGAAGCCATAACGCGGTTGGTAGACCTCTCAAATATTGCTATGAGCAGCGATGGTAGCCAAGTCGAAATCTTCCTTCATCCTTCAGCTGTAACGGACGAGTTTTACATGTCTCTGCGGCTCCGAAGTGTTTTGAGCACCCTTATTACAAACAGCGTCTTTCTGGATGACCGTAATTTTGAAAAAGGAATTGATAGTTTGGGCAATGATAATGAACATgcagaaagcaaagaaaaccaacaaatgaGTGAGTGCTGTAATGACACCAAAAGGAAGGAGAATTTTGTTTCAGGCGATTTTATGGAGGATCGCACTGATGATGTGTCCTGGCGGCCAAAAGTCATATTTCTAGTAGATCAAGGTGGACCAGCAGTAAATGTAACTCTGCTGCTTCAGGAAGGGGGAGGCATTACATTTGATATGGCATTGTGCCTGGCAGTGCCAGGTTGGCCAAGCGTGGCCAATGACTGGATAACAAGGCAGCGCCCTGGGTGCTGGCCGGACTGGAAACTGGTGTCTTCAGTTGTTAAGGAAGGATGTGGGCTTGTGCCAGTAAGCCCACTTGAAAGCCAAACTGGTCTTGAATGGCGCATCTCATTCAGTTTGTGTGAAAGAAAGCTTGCACAGTCCTTAAGTGATTGTCAGAAAGGGTGCTATCTGACTGTGAAAGCCATTTGGAGACACTACCTAAAACATCCAAGTAAATGTGGACTACAGTCTTATCACCTCAAAACAGCAACATTCTGGGTTTGTGAAGAAACACATCCAAGTGACTGGACTAGAGAGAAATCCACTCTGGGAGTGCTAAGAATCCTGCAGAAACTTTACTGTTTCCTTGTGAACATGACTTGTCCACACTTCTTTATCCCTGAGCACAACCTTTTTGAGCACATTGAAAAAGGGGTACTTTTAACAACTCTGCAAAGGGTAAGCATTGCCATCATATCAAGACAGCAGATCTGGTACAACAATCCAGCACTGTTGAGCACATTACCACCAGTACACTCAAGGATGCATTTTAATAAACTTGAAGATGTGTCCTTCCGTAAAGCTGTAGAGAATGTGTATTCTTATTATTTTGATCTGGCTGGGCATCAATATTCCAACTGGCCAAAAAATGATTTGGAAGAAATGATGGCATACAATGTAAGGGAAGCATTGGAAAATTGCTTTACATCACAAGTATCAAGGCATGTCATTGGACTCTTCTTTGTTGCATTTGAGTCTGCTCTTCATCAAAAATACTCCATCACTTCCTCTGATATGAGAAGGTACATTGGTGCAAGAATGAGCCCCCGCATGATTGCAACAAGGAAGCCCATTCCATGGGATCCTTTCATCAAACTCTGTGCTTGGTTGGATATGTTTAAATTTGGTTTCAGGTTATTTGTTCACTTTGTTAACCAAGAGGAACTGAAGCCTGTGCTAGAGCAGAATAACTCTGAGGAGTCAGACACAAGTGAACAGGAAATGGAGGATGAGAGTGATGGTGAATATGATGTTGCTGATTACATGATTCAGAGTTTATCTCAGACATTCAAGGGAAATGGTGAATTTGAAGCCATGATGGATATGGATGATGGCAGGAAAGAAGAG AATGGCCAGGAAAGAAAATGGGACTACTTAAAGGTTCACGATAG TGTTTGTGCTCTATTATTTAACACAACAAGGAAAGCTTTCATCCTTGTGAAACAGTTTAGACCAG CTGTGTACATGCACATCAACAGAAACCTCAACAAGAAAGTCATCACTGATGGCAGTGCTGTTTCGATGGCAACTGGAGACTCGTCATTCCCTATCTCTGCACCTGTGAGTGAAGGAATCACTTTTGAACTGTGTGCTGGAATCATTGATCAACACTTGACTCCTGCAAACttgatgaaaaaagaaattctaGAGGAGTGTGGCTATGATGTGCCTGAAGAGAACTTGCAGAAAGTAGCATCTTTCCGCTCTGGAGTGGGTAGCAGTGGTGCTCTGCAGACACTATTTTTTGCTGAAGTGACAGATGAGATGCGTGTGAATGCAGGTGGTGGGAATCTTCATGAAGGGGAGAGAATAGAGATATATTACTTACCTCTGGATAACAGTCGCCAGTTTGTATTTgatgaaacaaagcaaaaaccaGCAGGTCTCATGTTTGCCTTCATGTGGTACTTCAAtaaatttcaagtttgtttgAAGTAA
- the LOC138014108 gene encoding Golgi apparatus membrane protein TVP23 homolog B-like — MAVVTSCKNREYHTTVTTTVSSASSSATFSFGSAVIQVSNMADTEHLDATEDVALNFGDEDEIFRKRKKFRNPAVTVFHLLFRVAAIIAYLLCGWLSDSFITNFVVIVLLLSCDFWTVKNVTGRLLVGLRWWNYVDEDGNSHWVFESKKNDKNVSSAESRVFWLGLVICPLVWIFFLVAALFSLKFKWLLVVAVGLSLNVANLVGYVRCKKDLLLVINKPMPWSQSALWVRWWIRERILKTFCKAYTLRDNEEWDAAPNTNNAVESLNSQSFGEGCSNITMLMKTIYMEDRLHAVKIVASEQNINASYENNNQVAKEKKIKKKESDLD; from the exons atggcggtcgtgacgtcatgtaaaaaccgAGAATATCATACAACTGTGACTACAACCGTTAGTAGTGCTTCTAGTAGTGCCACGTTTTCATTTGGGTCAGCGGTCATCCAAGTTTCCAATATGGCGGATACC gAACATTTGGATGCAACTGAAGATGTAGCGTTAAATTTTGGAGACGAGGATGAAATTTtcaggaaaagaaagaaatttag AAATCCAGCTGTAACAGTGTTTCATCTTCTCTTCCGAGTGGCAGCCATTATTGCTTACCTCCTGTGTGGCTGGTTGAGTGATAGCTTCATCACAAACTTTGTTGTTATCGTGTTGTTGTTATCATGTGACTTTTGGACTGTCAAAAATGTAACTGGTCGATTATTAGTTGGACTTAGATGGTGGAATTACGTTGATGAAGATGGGAACAGCCATTGGGTGTTTGAGTCAAAAAAG AATGACAAGAATGTGTCTAGTGCTGAATCCCGTGTCTTCTGGTTGGGTCTGGTCATCTGTCCCCTTGTCTGGATATTCTTTTTAGTGGCTGCATTATTTTCACTCAAGTTTAAGTGGCTA CTTGTTGTTGCTGTTGGTCTTTCCTTGAATGTGGCAAACCTGGTTGGTTATGTCCGTTGCAAAAAGGAT CTGCTACTTGTAATCAACAAACCAATGCCATGGTCTCAGTCAGCGCTTTGGGTGAGGTGGTGGATAAGAGAGAGAATTCTGAAAACGTTTTGTAAGGCCTACACTTTACGAGATAACGAAGAGTGGGACGCGGCACCCAATACTAACAATGCCGTCGAGTCCCTAAATAGTCAGTCATTTGGTGAAGGATGTAGTAACATTACGATGCTCATGAAGACTATTTACATGGAAGACAGGTTACATGCCGTCAAAATTGTCGCAAGTGAGCAAAACATTAATGCAAGTTACGAGAATAACAACCAAgtagcaaaggaaaagaaaataaaaaagaaggaaagcGATCTCGATTAA